The Cryptomeria japonica chromosome 9, Sugi_1.0, whole genome shotgun sequence DNA segment AATGAGCTTTCTAGAACAATTTTTCGGATTTCTCGATGAGCAATTTGTCAAATATTTATACATTGGTGAGCAACCAAAAATTTTGCTCGCTGATATGAAATCGACTGTACAAATGCAAAACAAATGAGCCTCCTCATTTCTAATAGAACAGCTTTTGAGGTTTCTCGTCGTGCAATGTTCAAAGCTTACAACAAACATTGGTAGGCAGAATTTGAACGTCATTCACATCGCTTGCACAAACAGTCAAGATGCCTCTTTTTCTAACCTAAAATACAAGGCAAGGGCAAAGAAGAATAAATTTTAAAAACGCAAGATGCTGACTTTGAACATTGCACAAACAGTCAAGATGCCTCTTTTTCTAACCTAAAATACAAGGCAAGGGCAAAGAAAGAATAAATTTTAAAAACGCAAGATACTGACTTTAGCAAGTAATGGTTATTTATTGACGCCATCGTGTTTCGCAAGAAACTTATATTCTCGACTAACTATTAGATGCGTGGCTGACTCGGCGAAAATGGCCAAACTCAAATGAAGCTCGTGAAAAACTATTTATTTAAGTAGCCGAAGCGTAACATGCACTGACTACCACTTTGACTTGTAACATAGTCAATAAATGTTAAATTTCCAGTTATCcatatgaagaatctgatgatagtCGATAAAAGTTAAATTTCCAGTTTATCGATCTGAAGAATCCGATCATAGTCAATATATTTACATTTCCAGCTATACATGTGAAGAATCCACCAAAGGCAATTTGGTCCTAAATTCATCTGTTCCAGCAGAAAGCAATTTGAAAATTACATAATCCGGGGTGACTTTTACTTAAGATTTCCTGCCATACACATTCATCGTTAAGTTGAGAACATTATTCTTCACATTGAACCAATTATTTATGCAAATATAGAATGTTGTACACCAGTTAAAGAACCAGATTGACACTTACCGTACCAATGGTCTAAAACTCAAAAAAACTTGACACCAATGAGAACTGTAGAAACCAATGGGATAGTAAATCCCTCGAAATGGTAAGACACTCGAGAGGCTCAAGTAACACGAGTGCCAGACCATTTAAGCTGTACACACTTCGAATGAATCTTTACTATTGTCATAACAATTATTTGAACCATTTTCAGCACTACACAATAACAAAACAATGTAACATATTGTTATCTGCCATTTCAGAACCAATGATAAAAAACTATAACCAAACAATTGTCACTTATATTTAGATCATAACAAAAATAAAGACTATATTTAAATGATGCAGCCTAGTCCTTTTCTGGATGGTCTTTGGCCTGGTTTTTCATGAAGATTCCATTGCTTGTGCTTTGCTGGTACCGTTACTTACCGGTGAACATTGACTACTTTCAGTAGAGAAGGATGTTCTCGTATGCTATTCTGGGTCAATTTCAATTTGCTATTATTTAGTATGTGCACGATAGTATTGGTCAATGTGATCTCAGAGAGATCTGGTATAGTACACAGGAACCAGTATTTCAAACATAGACGTGAAGTCTTAAAGATTTGAAAGTACTATCGTGCACAATACTAGATTGCTCGGTTCTAGCTGAGTTGGTGGAAGGTGGCTGTTGCCAAGACCACAATATTTCAGATTTAGGCTGAAGTTAGACACACAGGCTGTATATCCTCTCATATTGACCACAAGTTTCTGTACAATGATATCAAATGCAAGGTCAAGCAAGGTACATCAACTCATCAGGCACATCCATTTTAAGGATGCGTTCAGCAAGGTTTACAGGAGGAAGGCAGATTGTTTGTAAAGGAAGACAAGGCTTAATGTTTGGAATTAGCGACAATTATTGCAAATGCATGGGGAAGGAGAGCTGCTAACTCATCTGTGTGCTTCATTGGAGTATTACCGTGTTGTATGCTGGAGCTGATCTTGGAGTTACTCTACAATCATGAAGACTGAACAATAAACGTTGTTTAAACACCAAAGATTGTTTCACTTGTGTATTTTGACAGATACAATTTAAAATATAGCATGCAATTTTGCGCCATGCAAGTGGCCTAGGGATTCAAGGGAGTGGAGAAGGAATGCGAGCATAACTTTGTTTTGATTTCTAAGATGAATGAAATACTAAAGAACCGTTGATATAATTATGCAAATGCCCCTTTAACTTCAAGCCACATGAACTGTTCTTCTATGGACAATCTGAAACCTTGATATAGAGCAAATGTCTCTACATAATCATTTGCATTTGTCCAGCGCATTTCATTAAAAGCAATTATGCTCCCCCCCAATCGCCAACTTGGTCTGCAATACTGCCTAAATCAGGGTATCTCCACGATACATAACAAATCACTAATGAGTCTTAACAGGGCTTGCACAATGGGATTATCCATTGAAAAGCAAGAATAATGAACATACAGATAAATTTAACTTATTATCCACAATTGTATGATCTCAATACACTCTTGGGGCCTATTAAATCCCTTATAAAAATAACATTGTAACAGTCTAAGATATCAAACTACCGAAAGAACTTAGTTTTCTTACAATGTAAATACTAACTGCTACGAATATAATCCAATAAACCCTGCATTAAAATTTGTCCCTATTTTGTAAAATGATACATTTCTTGTTCTTGTTTCTCACTATTACAGAAAGCTACAAGCAACTTAATATTATCTAAATTCAGCTTTATCACTGTAACCCACTGTTGCTGCAAGCTACAAGCAATTCATCATATAGACTCAGCAAaggtatttcttcatcacattcGATGACATTTGATTATTTACAAAATAGTGCTCTTTCcacaaaagcaaaaaaaaaattatgcggCCAAGAGATAAATCATAAAAAGAAACAATACAAGTAGTAAAATCCATAATGCAGAGCATCTCTTAACATTTAAAATCAGAAGAATGTAAACAAAATTTATATCAGTAATCATTCAGTAAATGTGTTAGAGAACAACAGAGAAATTATAAATAGCACAACACAGTACATTGAACTTTCAGCCACCAATTCTTTAAGTGCTCTTTATCCACTGTTTGCAATTTGTGATTTAACTTTAAAATCCGCTTAGCAACATCTCGACCTCAGTGGATAAGAAGCTCCAAACAATAACAACCTCAATAACCATTCACATCAAGTAGACCGCTCAACTGGACTGCTTTAGGATCTTGAAGGTCTCACTGGTGATCGACTGTTCAAACATTAGAATATATGTTAGTCAAGAAAATTGATAAAATCTTTAACTAAATCTTACAAATAGCAACTGCTATAAAAAAATCACTCACCTCCGGTACCGTTCATTAACAGGACTTGCCTCCCTGCCATAATCAGCGCTGCCCCTCTCTGGGCGCCTGGCATAAATTGGACTTGGAGCCCTACCATAATCAGGACTTCCTCTCTCCACTCGCCTTGCATAGACAGGACTTGGAGCCCTGCCATAGTCAGGACTGCCCCTACGCCTACCATATACAGGACTTGCAGATCTTTCACGACCACCAGGTCTCCCATAACCACCTCTTCGAACAGGACTTGCACGACCACCTCTTCTATCACCATCCTCCCGCTGAGCATATTCTACTGTAATAACTCTATCCAATACTTTGCTGTGCATAGCAAACAAAGATGGGGATGTGTCAAACTTGTAAACTTGAAAACTAAAATATAAAGAAAAAACACAACTTTTGCACCTGCTGCTAATGAAAATCCTTTGCTTTGTGTCTATACCCAGAAGAAGCATTAATTAGTGTACCTCATATTTGTAGAGTCTAAGGCCTTTGTTGCTTCTTCTTGTGATTCGTACTGCACGAATGCAAAGTTCCTTCTAATCCTTACATTTACCAGCTTACCGTAAGGCTCAAAATGTCTCTCAAGATCTCTAACCCTGGTGGTATATGGATCAAAATTTATCACAAATAATGTCTTTGTTGGCTTCAAATTTGTAGAAGACCTCCTACCACCTTCAGATCGGCGACTACCTCGATCTGCATGCTGTAGAAGATTCCAAATAATGAAAAATAAGTTTTACTGTCATGCAAAAAACAATTACTCACATCCATttaccaagcttagaaagaattcATCAATTTAAAACTATAACTAGCAAAaccaaagtctattaacaattgaAACAGTAAAAAAACAAAAGATTTATAATATATAAAAGAGGGAACCTTTGTCCACTCTACACACAGCCGGCGTCGCTGCCTCCCAAATTCTGTGTTGTCAAGTCCTCGGATTGCATCCTCAGCATCACGCTCATCATCCATATAGATAAATGCATATCCTGTATGAAACAACAGAAACTCATTAAAGAGACCAAACAGTGGAATTGCAGTCACAGCCTCATTTTGGAAAGTCAAAAACAGTTTACTATACAGACTACTACAAAGAAAAATATACAACACCTGTTACTAATTTGTGTAAACACTTGCTGCATTAAAGAACAGCAGGCACAGACCTTGCATGTTGAACTAAATGGTGTCAGGTATGGATAAGGTGAGAGTAGGGTCATCGATCGGATCGGATTAGTGCCTTCGCCAGTTATGCTCCATTCTGATTGTAGTGGTGTGTCATGGGATCTATCTCTTGGCATGCTTCAAACTGGAGATTTAACATGGCATGAGAGGGATGAAAAGAAATGGTGAAATGCAGGATGTCATTTGTGTATCAGCTTCGTTGAACGTTTCTAGAAGCTGATCCTCTGGCAGTTAAAGATCCATGGCATGATTGATGAAAGGATATGCACAGGCAGGGGCCCAAGAAGAGCGTATATGGAGGCTCTTCAAAATTCCTGCGCCAAAGAAACTTTTGAGTACAGCGGCctacattttaaataattatatttctgCTTAAACTTACCTTGTAGCCTTGGGAAATGAAGCAGAAAGGTTTCCCATTACATTTAAAATGGAAGTTTGACGATAAACATGTCCCAACATGCATTCTTGACATACATCAAGGACAATCATTACTACTTGCCATGGTTGAATGTCTTGTCGGCTTAACCTTTCCCAACTTATGGTAAAATGCTGCCAAAATGAAATCAATTTAAAGTTCTGCTTCTTAAACCCTGAATTAATGAATGCAACATTAAGCAGACTCACTATGGGCTCATCCAAAGAGGATCAGGGGTATTTGGAGGCTGTGATTTGCCAAATGGCTAATTTTTCAGTGTCCTCTCACAAACCAAAAAACTTCCAAAACCATCCACTAAAGTACAAACTAATCATAGTTGTTAGATTCACCTAAATTTATAACCAGTGTAAGCCAATTATATGTTTTTCTAATATTAGCACCTCATATATTTTTCTTAGTACTGGTTTGCAAAATTAGCCAAATACCACATATCTGTAAAAATAATTCTCCCTCAAAACTTT contains these protein-coding regions:
- the LOC131039481 gene encoding serine/arginine-rich splicing factor RS40 isoform X3; translation: MDDERDAEDAIRGLDNTEFGRQRRRLCVEWTKHADRGSRRSEGGRRSSTNLKPTKTLFVINFDPYTTRVRDLERHFEPYGKLVNVRIRRNFAFVQYESQEEATKALDSTNMSKVLDRVITVEYAQREDGDRRGGRASPVRRGGYGRPGGRERSASPVYGRRRGSPDYGRAPSPVYARRVERGSPDYGRAPSPIYARRPERGSADYGREASPVNERYRSRSPVRPSRS
- the LOC131039481 gene encoding serine/arginine-rich splicing factor RS40 isoform X2; this translates as MQGYAFIYMDDERDAEDAIRGLDNTEFGRQRRRLCVEWTKHADRGSRRSEGGRRSSTNLKPTKTLFVINFDPYTTRVRDLERHFEPYGKLVNVRIRRNFAFVQYESQEEATKALDSTNMSKVLDRVITVEYAQREDGDRRGGRASPVRRGGYGRPGGRERSASPVYGRRRGSPDYGRAPSPVYARRVERGSPDYGRAPSPIYARRPERGSADYGREASPVNERYRSRSPVRPSRS
- the LOC131039481 gene encoding serine/arginine-rich splicing factor RS40 isoform X1; its protein translation is MKPLYCGNLEYEARQSEIERLFSRYGRVERVDMKSGYAFIYMDDERDAEDAIRGLDNTEFGRQRRRLCVEWTKHADRGSRRSEGGRRSSTNLKPTKTLFVINFDPYTTRVRDLERHFEPYGKLVNVRIRRNFAFVQYESQEEATKALDSTNMSKVLDRVITVEYAQREDGDRRGGRASPVRRGGYGRPGGRERSASPVYGRRRGSPDYGRAPSPVYARRVERGSPDYGRAPSPIYARRPERGSADYGREASPVNERYRSRSPVRPSRS